In Capsicum annuum cultivar UCD-10X-F1 chromosome 11, UCD10Xv1.1, whole genome shotgun sequence, one genomic interval encodes:
- the LOC107848319 gene encoding protein PARTING DANCERS homolog, which yields MQLGRPTFVPVRDLEMGFEKIVKIPHARGDILSCSCKKKSVHAMEIYLQVVTSIPGVDNHDAYVSIQSHALCGSDFKSQEVTSGSRVNLNPLEMLLKSSGSASVSVVVT from the exons ATGCAACTTGGAAGGCCAACTTTTGTTCCTGTGCGAGACTTAGAGATGGGTTTCGAAAAAATCGTGAAGATACCACATGCTCGTGGGG ACATTTTGTCTTGCAGTTGTAAGAAAAAATCAGTACATGCGATGGAGATTTACCTACAGGTGGTTACATCAATACCTGGGGTTGACAACCATGACGCATATGTG AGCATTCAGAGCCATGCACTCTGTGGAAGTGACTTTAAATCTCAAGAAGTTACAAGTGGAAGTCGAGTGAACTTAAATCCCCTGGAAATGCTGCTGAAGTCCAGTGGTAGTGCTTCTGTATCTGTTGTCGTAACATGA
- the LOC124888801 gene encoding uncharacterized protein LOC124888801, whose product MDYAGVETSPQQFSPTVDQNLSENHDVPDELLQSISLDYNLSEKIVHHDVRITDEKVDQRNLFDSQFTIPDDLLPSLNAYRRESIMTHPSTTREEEPSVEHFNDKKSESVVQDHCQENKENVGSSSKPDMHGEVDLGTEEQILTTPKIQELTTDEQRDEPIWHDSQNTISDELLPSLNVYSSKSIIVHPSRELQTPVHKLQIRKPSKFKESSYMMKFGSAAESSAGHIRIFPQKHPFVYHPIDGIVDTKIQIDICFYYLTKKSKYDPNRSYKFSTVDCNFMNIIRSVHDVYSVDDANLTAGGQATHLNEYINEFRMYAAVPWHTVEDIYIPCDFYVKKGIDVENHPRYKDKDSLDVFDVLFQENLPQQPSESLVPFYGHKVLANEFDPNALRIRYAALLWDYGNRK is encoded by the exons ATGGATTATGCTGGTGTTGAAACATCACCACAACAATTCAGTCCTACTGTTGATCAGAATTTGAGTGAAAATCATGATG TACCTGATGAGCTTCTCCAAAGTATAAGTTTGGATTATAATCTTTCTGAGAAGATTGTTCATCATGATGTTcga ATCACTGATGAAAAGGTGGATCAAAGAAATTTGTTTGATTCGCAGTTTACAATCCCAGATGATTTGTTACCAAGTCTTAATGCATATCGGAGAGAAAGTATCATGACACATCCATCAACAACTCGTGAAGAAGAACCCAGCGTTGAACATTTCAATGATAAGAAGTCTGAATCTGTTGTTCAAGATCATTGTCAG gaAAACAAAGAGAACGTTGGATCGAGCTCTAAACCAGACATGCACGGAGAGGTTGATCTTGGTACGGAGGAGCAAATCCTGACAACTCCTAAAATACAAGAATTAACTACGGATGAACAAAGGGATGAACCAATTTGGCATGATTCACAAAACACAATCTCTGATGAGCTGCTTCCTAGTTTGAATGTCTACAGTAGTAAAAGCATCATTGTTCATCCCTCTCGTGAACTTCAAACCCCCGTTCACAAATTACAGATTAGGAAACCATCCAAATTCAAGGAGTCATCTTACATGATGAAATTTGGTTCAGCTGCCG AGAGCTCAGCGGGGCACATACGTATATTCCCCCAGAAACATCCATTTGTTTATCACCCGATTGATGGGATAGTGGATACGAAGATT CAAATTGATATTTGCTTCTACTACTTGACGAAGAAGTCGAAGTATGACCCCAACAGGTCTTACAAATTCAGCACAGTAGATTGCAACTTTATGAACATAATTAGGTCTGTTCATGACGTTTATTCTGTGGATGATGCAAACCTTACTGCGGGAGGACAGGCGACCCATCTTAATGAATACATAAATGAGTTTCGTATGTATGCTGCTGTGCCATGGCATACGGTGGAAGACATTTATATTCCA TGTGATTTCTACGTTAAGAAAGGAATTGATGTTGAaaaccatccaagatacaaagacaaagactCGTTAGATGTGTTTGATGTGTTATTTCAAGAGAATTTGCCTCAACAACCGAGTGAAAGCTT AGTGCCTTTTTATGGTCACAAAGTTCTTGCGAATGAGTTCGACCCCAATGCACTCCGTATAAGATATGCTGCACTTTTGTGGGACTATGGGAACCGAAAATAA
- the LOC107847932 gene encoding carotenoid 9,10(9',10')-cleavage dioxygenase isoform X1 yields MMMNVIELEIMTSTEIMTKIERVGIDTGLAQRVDLNVDQCLDRIFNPRGAAVDGDAAVHADQNNTERKRLQHSFTAHPKVDPITGEIFTFGYSQTPPYATYRIISKDGVMQDPVPITIPASVLVHDFTITENYAIMMDLPLYFRPKEMVKNKQLTYSFDSTRKVCFGVLQRYAKNESLIKWFELPNGFIFHNEGDDVVLITCHLQNPDLDVINGTEKEQQRDGFTNELYEMRFNMKNGLAS; encoded by the exons ATGATGATGAACGTCATCGAACTCGAGATTATGACCA GCACAGAGATCATGACAAAGATAGAGAGAGTCGGCATAGACACAGGTCTCGCTCAAAGGGTAGATCTAAACGTAGATCAATGTCTCGATCGCATTTTCAATCCAAGAG GAGCTGCTGTTGATGGAGATGCAGCAGTACACGCTGACCAAAATAACACAGAGAGAAAAAGGTTGCAACATTCCTTCACTGCTCACCCGAAGGTTGACCCTATAACTG GGGAGATATTTACTTTTGGCTACTCACAGACACCACCTTACGCTACGTATAGAATCATTTCCAAGGATGGTGTCATGCAAGATCCAGTTCCAATAACAATACCAGCATCTGTTCTGGTGCACGACTTTACTATTACTGAAAATTATGCAATTATGATGGATCTTCCATTGTACTTCAGACCAAAG GAAATGGTGAAAAACAAACAGCTGACTTACAGCTTTGACTCTACAAGGAAGGTTTGCTTTGGAGTTCTTCAACGCTACGCAAAAAATGAATCCCTAATCAAGTGGTTCGAGCTGCCTAACGGCTTCATATTCCACAATG AGGGAGATGATGTGGTCTTGATCACTTGCCACCTGCAGAATCCAGATCTAGACGTGATTAATGGAACTGAAAAAGAACAACAGCGTGACGGTTTCACAAATGAACT GTATGAGATGAGGTTCAATATGAAGAATGGTCTAGCATCATAG
- the LOC107847932 gene encoding carotenoid 9,10(9',10')-cleavage dioxygenase isoform X2 yields MMMNVIELEIMTSTEIMTKIERVGIDTGLAQRVDLNVDQCLDRIFNPRGAAVDGDAAVHADQNNTERKRLQHSFTAHPKVDPITGEIFTFGYSQTPPYATYRIISKDGVMQDPVPITIPASVLVHDFTITENYAIMMDLPLYFRPKEMVKNKQLTYSFDSTRKVCFGVLQRYAKNESLIKWFELPNGFIFHNDCKSTKMFILLLDTIRHKLQRITKCTCFSLTN; encoded by the exons ATGATGATGAACGTCATCGAACTCGAGATTATGACCA GCACAGAGATCATGACAAAGATAGAGAGAGTCGGCATAGACACAGGTCTCGCTCAAAGGGTAGATCTAAACGTAGATCAATGTCTCGATCGCATTTTCAATCCAAGAG GAGCTGCTGTTGATGGAGATGCAGCAGTACACGCTGACCAAAATAACACAGAGAGAAAAAGGTTGCAACATTCCTTCACTGCTCACCCGAAGGTTGACCCTATAACTG GGGAGATATTTACTTTTGGCTACTCACAGACACCACCTTACGCTACGTATAGAATCATTTCCAAGGATGGTGTCATGCAAGATCCAGTTCCAATAACAATACCAGCATCTGTTCTGGTGCACGACTTTACTATTACTGAAAATTATGCAATTATGATGGATCTTCCATTGTACTTCAGACCAAAG GAAATGGTGAAAAACAAACAGCTGACTTACAGCTTTGACTCTACAAGGAAGGTTTGCTTTGGAGTTCTTCAACGCTACGCAAAAAATGAATCCCTAATCAAGTGGTTCGAGCTGCCTAACGGCTTCATATTCCACAATG ACTGCAAAAGTACAAAAATGTTTATCCTCTTATTGGACACCATCAGACATAAACTTCAACGAATCACAAAATGTACATGCTTTAGTCTTACTAACTGA
- the LOC107847932 gene encoding carotenoid 9,10(9',10')-cleavage dioxygenase isoform X3 has product MMMNVIELEIMTSTEIMTKIERVGIDTGLAQRVDLNVDQCLDRIFNPRGAAVDGDAAVHADQNNTERKRLQHSFTAHPKVDPITGEIFTFGYSQTPPYATYRIISKDGVMQDPVPITIPASVLVHDFTITENYAIMMDLPLYFRPKEMVKNKQLTYSFDSTRKVCFGVLQRYAKNESLIKWFELPNGFIFHNESRSRRD; this is encoded by the exons ATGATGATGAACGTCATCGAACTCGAGATTATGACCA GCACAGAGATCATGACAAAGATAGAGAGAGTCGGCATAGACACAGGTCTCGCTCAAAGGGTAGATCTAAACGTAGATCAATGTCTCGATCGCATTTTCAATCCAAGAG GAGCTGCTGTTGATGGAGATGCAGCAGTACACGCTGACCAAAATAACACAGAGAGAAAAAGGTTGCAACATTCCTTCACTGCTCACCCGAAGGTTGACCCTATAACTG GGGAGATATTTACTTTTGGCTACTCACAGACACCACCTTACGCTACGTATAGAATCATTTCCAAGGATGGTGTCATGCAAGATCCAGTTCCAATAACAATACCAGCATCTGTTCTGGTGCACGACTTTACTATTACTGAAAATTATGCAATTATGATGGATCTTCCATTGTACTTCAGACCAAAG GAAATGGTGAAAAACAAACAGCTGACTTACAGCTTTGACTCTACAAGGAAGGTTTGCTTTGGAGTTCTTCAACGCTACGCAAAAAATGAATCCCTAATCAAGTGGTTCGAGCTGCCTAACGGCTTCATATTCCACAATG AATCCAGATCTAGACGTGATTAA